The genomic region AGCTGCTGTACGCCCTGCGCACCCAGGTGGACAAACCCATTGCCGCCATCCTTACGCTCAACACCATTGCCAACACCGCCGGGGCCACGGTAGCGGGCGCGGCCTTTCTGGCTGTGTACGGGCCGGAATACATGTCGATTTTTGCCGTGGGCTTTACGGTGCTGATTCTGACAATGGGCGAAATCCTGCCCAAGAATCTGGGCGTGACCAAGGCGGAGCCGCTCGGCGTAATGCTCGCCCGCCCGCTTGCCATCATGGTCAAGCTCATGTCGCCCCTGCTGTGGGTTACGAGCATGATAACCCGCCTTGTGTCCCCGCCGCCTGCTGGCCCGGTCATTTCTGAGGACGACATCCGCGCCGTCACCAGCCTTTCGCGTCAGGCGGGGCGCATCAAGCCCTATGAAGAAGCCTTTATCCGCAATGTGCTGGCGCTGGATCAAAAGCGCGTGCGCGAGATCATGACCCCCCGCACGGTGGTTTTTGAACTGCCGGACGACCTCACCGTGGAGCAGGCCTACACAGATCAGCGCACCTGGCATTTCAGCCGCATACCCGTGTACGGCGACAATAACGAAGACATCGTGGGCGTGGTGGAGCGCCGCACCCTGGGCCGCTGCATCAACGAGGGCCGCAAGGATGTGACCCTCAGCAAGATTATGCGCCCGGCGCACTTTATCCTTGAAAACCAGACGCTTGACGTGCTGCTGCACGATCTGCTCAAGGCCCGCGTGCATCTTTTTGTGGTGCTGGATGAATACGGTGGGCTTGCTGGCGTGGTGTCGCTGGAAGACGTGCTGGAAGAAATCCTCGGCAGCGAAATTGTGGACGAAAGCGATAATGTGGATGATCTGCGCGCGCTTGCGCGTCAACGGCGGCGCGAACTGAGCGTGAACCGACAGGGCTGATCTGCTGCCTTGTCCTGTGCTGCGCCCGCCATGTCCGGCTTGCAAAATCGGCGTGCCGCATTTTCGCGCCATTTGGAGCGGCTTGGGCAGCGAGGAATAATTGTATTATCCCTTGCGGCAGAAATCTTATTGCAGTAGTATGATAAGACGCAGGCCACATTCTGCCTTGCCTGTGTGCTTATGCGTGCGCTTGTGCGGATGCCGCTCGTGCTTGCCTGCTGATACAGTCGTGTGCGCCCGCACACAAAGCTTGCAGCAAGTGTGACCGCAATCACAGAACCCGCGCCCCAAGCTGCATTATACTTCTATTAAAAATAATTCCTATCTTGTCAGCAGGTGTAAAATAGCGTAAGGTTTTGAGCAATCAGGGCCGGGCGGCCCAGGGCAAAAGCCCCAGCCCGGCAGGTTCGGTCTGCGCGCCCCTGCGGCGCAACGGGCCGAAGGTCATGGCCCCTTTCGGGCAGCACCAAACATGACCCAATGTTTCAGGAGAAACGCATGGCCCGCAAAAAAAATACTGGCATCTACATAGCCGCGCTGCTGCTCTTTTTGGGCGGGGTGGGCTATCTTGCATATTCCGGCTTTTCTGAAAACAGCGTGTATTTTCTGAACGTGTCGGAAGCCAAGGCCGCAACGCCCGAAAAACTCGTGGCGGCGCGGCTTTTTGGTACTGTGGCCGAAGACGGCATTGAGAAGCACCGGGGCGCGCCCGGTGTGGATTTTCGCCTTGAAGACAAGGACAACGCCAGCCAGACCATCCAGATAAGCTACTCCGGCGCGGTGCCGGATACCTTCAAGGCTGGCGCGGAAGTTATTGTTGAAGGCGGCATGGGGCCGGAAGGCCGCTTTCAGGCCAAGACGCTCATGACCAAATGCCCCTCCAAATACCAGAAAGAGAACCGCAATAGCTGAGCCTGCTCAGCGGCATTGCCGTTTGGCGAGTGCGATTGGCCTTACTGGCCCTTCGCTCTGTCCATAGTTGCGGGCCATGCGGGCCACGGGCGCGGGCTTTCCCTGCAAAGATGGCCGGGTTTCAGTTCAGTGCGCAGAGCCGTAATCGGGCACCCGATGCCCAAACGATAGCAACGCCCCGCCCTGCGGCGGGCCGCCCCCTCAGCGGGATAAAGGAGTCTTATGTACGTTTTTGCCTTTGCCCTTCAACTGGTGGCCCTGCTGGCCGCACTTGGCGGCTGTGGTCTGGCCCTACTGCAACTGTGGCAAAACCGGGAAGACTCCCTCGCCGTGGTGGAAAAAGCCCACCTCGTTATCAGCGGCGCGCTCTTGCTGGCCTCGGCACTGCTGCTGCACGCCCTGTTCTGGAACGACTTCAGCGTGGCCTACGTTGCCAGCTATACTGACCGCGTGCTGCCCGTATTTTACCGCCTCACCGCCTTCTGGGCAGGGCAGCCCGGCTCCATGCTCTTCTGGGCGCTGGCAGTGGGCCTGAGCGGCAGCGCCTTTGCCCTCACGCGGGCTTACAGAAACCTCAGCCGCCCAACGCGTCTGTGGTACTGGAGCTTTTTTTACGTCATCATGGGCTTTTTTGCCCTTATCCTCACCAGCTGGAGCAATCCCTTTGTGCTGCAATCGCCTGTTCCGGCAGACGGCAACGGCCTGAACCCCCTGCTCCAGAATCCCGGCATGATCTTTCATCCGCCGCTGCTGTTCCTTGGTTACGGCGGCTTTGCCGTGCCTGCCTGTCTGGCGCTGGCCCAGTGTCTTTCGGGGCAGAGCAGCAGCGAGGGTTCGTGGTTCCGCCTTTCGCGGCCCTTCATCATTCTGGCGTGGCTCTTCCTTACGGCGGGCATCGTGCTTGGCGCATGGTGGGCCTACATGGAGCTTGGCTGGGGCGGCTACTGGGCATGGGACCCTGTGGAAAACGCCTCTCTGGTGCCCTGGCTTATCGCCACGGCTTCGCTGCATACCCTGATTGTTGAAGACCGCCGGGGCAAGCTTGGGCGCGTCAACGTTGCCATGATGGTGCTCACCACGGTTTCGGCCTTTTTTGCCACCTACCTTGTGCGCAGCGGCGTTATCGACTCCGTGCACGCCTTTGGCGACGGCAGCGTGGGGACGCCCCTGACCATCTTTGTGCTGGGCGGCCTTGTCATTGCCCTGTGGATTCCCTTTGCCACGCCCAAAACCGGCAAACCCCTTGCCGGGCTTGAAAGCCGCGAGGGCTTTCTGACCCTTGTGGCCTGGGTGCTGCTGGCGCTTGCCGTGATTATTCTGGTTGCCACCATGTGGCCTGTTATCAGCAAGTTGTGGTCCGCCGCGCCGCGCGGCCTTGACGCCCGCTTCTACAACCGCGTGTGCCTGCCCCTCGGCGCGCTGCTGGTGGTGATGATGGCTGCCTGTCCCTGGCTTGGCTGGGGCGGGGGCCTGCGCAACAAGAAGGGCTTTTTTGCCGTGATCGGCGCATTTGTGGTCAGCGCCGGGGTTATCTGGGCGCTGGGCTACCATCAGCCCACGGCCCTGCTGGGCGCTTCCGCCGCTGTGGCTATTGTGCTTGGGGCCGTCATGCTGCTGGCAGACAAGGCCAACCGCTCGCAGCCTGTCACCCTCGGGGCGTTGGGCGCGCACATCGGCATGGCGCTGGTTGCCATCGGCATTTCCTTTTCCGGCCCGTACACCACTGACCGCGAAATGATCCTCGCCAAGGGCGAAAGCAGCACCGTGGGCAGCTATACCGCCACCTTGCTCGAACTGGGCGAGGGCCGCCGCGTTGACCATGAATTCATCGCCGCCCGGCTGGAAATCTTCAAGGACGGCAAATCCATCGGCATCGTCGCGCCGGAGCGCCGCCTGTACGACAAGTTCGGC from Desulfovibrio sp. UIB00 harbors:
- a CDS encoding hemolysin family protein, which produces MLTLVLAVVIAVAVSFTCSLLETVLYSLSWSTIERLRKSGSKSGELLYALRTQVDKPIAAILTLNTIANTAGATVAGAAFLAVYGPEYMSIFAVGFTVLILTMGEILPKNLGVTKAEPLGVMLARPLAIMVKLMSPLLWVTSMITRLVSPPPAGPVISEDDIRAVTSLSRQAGRIKPYEEAFIRNVLALDQKRVREIMTPRTVVFELPDDLTVEQAYTDQRTWHFSRIPVYGDNNEDIVGVVERRTLGRCINEGRKDVTLSKIMRPAHFILENQTLDVLLHDLLKARVHLFVVLDEYGGLAGVVSLEDVLEEILGSEIVDESDNVDDLRALARQRRRELSVNRQG
- the ccsA gene encoding cytochrome c biogenesis protein CcsA, producing the protein MYVFAFALQLVALLAALGGCGLALLQLWQNREDSLAVVEKAHLVISGALLLASALLLHALFWNDFSVAYVASYTDRVLPVFYRLTAFWAGQPGSMLFWALAVGLSGSAFALTRAYRNLSRPTRLWYWSFFYVIMGFFALILTSWSNPFVLQSPVPADGNGLNPLLQNPGMIFHPPLLFLGYGGFAVPACLALAQCLSGQSSSEGSWFRLSRPFIILAWLFLTAGIVLGAWWAYMELGWGGYWAWDPVENASLVPWLIATASLHTLIVEDRRGKLGRVNVAMMVLTTVSAFFATYLVRSGVIDSVHAFGDGSVGTPLTIFVLGGLVIALWIPFATPKTGKPLAGLESREGFLTLVAWVLLALAVIILVATMWPVISKLWSAAPRGLDARFYNRVCLPLGALLVVMMAACPWLGWGGGLRNKKGFFAVIGAFVVSAGVIWALGYHQPTALLGASAAVAIVLGAVMLLADKANRSQPVTLGALGAHIGMALVAIGISFSGPYTTDREMILAKGESSTVGSYTATLLELGEGRRVDHEFIAARLEIFKDGKSIGIVAPERRLYDKFGTMQFSEVDVIPGLGNEIYASLLGLDESSRVVVKVSVEPLVNWLWIGGTIMCLVPLAGLRRRKNSAPESDSENSAA
- a CDS encoding cytochrome c maturation protein CcmE — encoded protein: MARKKNTGIYIAALLLFLGGVGYLAYSGFSENSVYFLNVSEAKAATPEKLVAARLFGTVAEDGIEKHRGAPGVDFRLEDKDNASQTIQISYSGAVPDTFKAGAEVIVEGGMGPEGRFQAKTLMTKCPSKYQKENRNS